A window of the Blastopirellula sediminis genome harbors these coding sequences:
- a CDS encoding AraC family transcriptional regulator, producing the protein MAVLIETDDSWGRSVVEAVGQFARQQHWRLLIAPRDSQNRMRLPKKWEGDGVIVHLRTRALATHLRRVGLPTVDVSQMLPSENWLGRVATDDERRAHLAVTHLRQLGLKHFACYAPPLGRYNDQRVEIFARLLKEAGFACSIFGSKEVRQGWAVDHQHVMQWLSKLPRPLGVFAADPYPARQLAEICDLGGIRVPDEVAILAGDDDDLLCNLAWPRLSAIQLGCHALGTEASKLLLKLMNGGAIPAKPKLIAPIQVRQRHSTDMLAIADSELLAILRYIREHADQGLQVKQLIREFPISRRSLEQRFREQLGRSPAEEIRRVRLERAKGMLLESSLSIAEIARLCGFASSAHFATAFQKQHGATPTGWRGEHA; encoded by the coding sequence GTGGCGGTCTTAATTGAAACGGATGATAGCTGGGGGCGGAGCGTCGTCGAAGCGGTCGGCCAATTCGCCCGACAGCAGCATTGGCGCCTGCTGATCGCTCCCCGCGATTCGCAAAACCGGATGCGGTTGCCGAAAAAGTGGGAAGGAGACGGCGTGATCGTCCATCTTCGCACCCGAGCGCTGGCGACCCACTTGCGGCGGGTCGGTTTGCCGACGGTCGACGTTTCGCAGATGCTGCCGTCGGAAAACTGGCTCGGCCGCGTCGCGACCGACGACGAGCGTCGCGCCCACCTGGCAGTGACGCATTTGCGTCAGTTGGGACTGAAGCACTTCGCTTGTTACGCGCCGCCGCTGGGACGCTATAACGATCAGCGCGTCGAGATCTTCGCTCGGCTGCTGAAAGAAGCAGGCTTCGCTTGTTCGATCTTCGGCTCGAAGGAAGTCCGCCAAGGTTGGGCCGTCGATCATCAGCATGTGATGCAATGGCTCAGCAAGCTTCCGCGACCGTTGGGAGTCTTCGCCGCCGATCCTTACCCGGCGCGGCAGCTTGCCGAGATCTGCGATCTCGGCGGAATCCGCGTGCCGGATGAGGTGGCGATTTTGGCGGGCGATGATGACGATCTCCTTTGCAACCTGGCCTGGCCGCGACTATCGGCGATCCAGCTTGGCTGTCATGCACTGGGAACGGAAGCGTCGAAGCTGCTCTTGAAGCTGATGAACGGCGGCGCGATTCCGGCCAAGCCGAAGCTGATCGCACCGATTCAAGTTCGTCAGCGGCACTCGACCGATATGCTGGCGATCGCCGACAGCGAGTTGCTCGCGATCTTGCGCTACATCCGCGAGCATGCCGATCAGGGACTGCAAGTGAAACAACTGATCCGTGAGTTCCCAATCAGCCGCCGATCGTTGGAACAACGCTTTCGCGAACAACTGGGGCGCTCGCCGGCCGAAGAAATCCGCCGGGTGCGTCTGGAACGGGCCAAAGGGATGCTGCTGGAATCAAGTCTATCGATCGCCGAGATCGCCAGGCTCTGCGGCTTCGCCTCAAGCGCCCACTTCGCGACCGCCTTTCAAAAACAACATGGCGCCACGCCGACAGGTTGGCGCGGGGAGCATGCGTAA